The genome window aataattaaaattacaatatttatacttttatggGAAATTTCACATAACTAAACACTATTAAAGATATCCTAAGCATTCTGGTATCACCCTTCTATGTGCATGCAGAAGTAAACAAGAGACTATCTTTTAAAAGGTGGAAGGCAAGGGCTCTCCAAGATTGTTCAGTGACCTCCACGTTCACCCTAAggaacacacaccaccacactcacatatattaaCACATGAACACGAACATAAAAACTTCTGTCCTACTGGGTTCATTTTATATTACAGGCCTTTAAACTCTGTGGTACTTTTACGTACCTTTTTTTTGAAACTCatcttaaatctttatttttttatttattttttactttttgagtccAACCCGGTTCCTCTCCATAGCAGTAAGTGCTCCTCCCCCTGGGCCATCACTCTCGCTCTCTACTAACTAATTCTTCTGAAATTCATGTGACATTGGAAGCAGCACATGAGCAGATCCTATTAAGTGGTGCATGTAGGCAGCGTCTCTAGTGGGACAGCACCTGTTCTAGAGGAACATGATTCACCAGCCCGCTGACGACTGTGCGTGGGGCAGCTTCTCCCACATCTACTTCCTCGACATACAGTGAATCTGCATCAGGGTGTTTCTTGGCAGTAACAATACAACCAATTCGAAGATCCAGGCGCGATACATCGATAGGCTTGGAGTCAGCACCTGCCGCTGCCGACTGctgcttctcctttttctctcctaggGATTAAGAATATGCAAgcattacacataaaataaacaaacaacaacaacaaaagaacactaGACACCTCTGCTACCAGTGCTAAACAGTTcaggaatgaaaaaaacaaacactcaaGTCCTAAAACCTATTTCTCTAAAAGAactgaatttcaaataaaaaaaagtagcTTATTGTTTTGATCATTCTATTTTCTTATTACCATCACTGTTAATTTCTTATGATGTCAAATTCCTAAGCTAACCTGTGGGTAAAGGGCACTACTGGATAGTGAATATGTGTTAACATCAGATACACAAGGAATTACAGAGGCACTATAACTACTCCTATGTGGTGGAGGAGAGGGAGCCTGTGAGAGGATGCAACTGTTATGCAGGGCACTATTTATGGAGGGACAGAGCTGCTTAAATATGGACAGCATTTAATCTCACGCTCTCCATCATAGGTTAGCAAAGATTTCTACAACagataaatattagaaaaatatcaaaatcatcTTGTCTATGTGTTATAAATTATACAATTCACTATCCTGCATTATaaaccataaaaatatatttatatgcatatttttattttaatactcaATAGCCATATTTAGATTTTGGCTACCCTgctgaacagtgtgtgtgtgtgtgtgtgtgtgtgtgtgtgtgtataacctatacatatatatatatataaaatagccaTCCCCACACAATGATTCACTGGACAAGAAGTGTTCTGAACACAATCCAGTTAAGTGTTGTGTTCTTGTCCTCTAGGAGGGACTAGTTTGACAGAGACAGAATAGAGACCAGATAAAATTTGTAAGATCAAACCACAGGATTATTTTATATTTCGATGCTGACTGGCTTTCATTGGTTCTGTACTTCTAACAAAGCCTCATGATATTTATTTGCAAAAGGACTAACAAGAACTAAGTGCTAAAATGACTTATATCGGTTCATAAAACCTGCAGACATTTTGCATTTtccaaaaaattataaatgagccaggcagtggtggcgcacacctttaatgccagcgcttgggaggcagaagcaggtggatttctgggttcaaggccagcctggtctacagagtgagttcctcgACTGTCAagggtacacaaagaaaccctgtctcgggaaaaaacaacaacaacaacaacaacaacaacaacaaaattgtaaATGACTATAAGTATAAATAGGAGGCATATTTAAAAAGGAACtataaaaacagatttaaaagaaaaatctcttgtATGAAGTCAGATGCTTACCTGAAAAACTACTTTAATAGCAGGTAATGATAACAAAGAACCTTAAGAACTTGAACAGATACGGCCTCTCACAAATTAACAGCACACTTGAACCCTAGACAAGGTTGGTGACAAGAATTTCGGAACTCGTTTGTTACCTAGCTatgaagactgaaggaaaggacagataGGGCCGACTGCAGCGTTTCAGTGGCTGCCTAAGCACACCGGGAGACCTTTTGCCGTGCTGTTTTTGACCAGTTCCTTAACATCGCTTGCCTCAGTGAGGTGTTCTGCTTTGACAGGATGTCACTGCCCTATTTCCTAAATAAGTGTAAGCCAGCCAGTGCTAACCTATGACTTCTTTGGAATGGAGCTCCAGATACACAGCCAGGTTGACTCACATATCTCACCTTTCGCTTTTATTTATGCTGATTTCTCTGCATAACATAACTCACTTCAACTTCACCCTCTGAATGGTGTCAACATCCACACATCCGTCAGGTTTCAGTCCCAATGAAAGTGTTAACTTCATCTcagcttttaaatgttttaaatgtttgaacTTTCTTTCTGATACCATTATTCatcacaaaaatattaatattagcaGATAAAACAGTCTAAAGCCAAACAAGATCTTGATGAAATGTACCTTTCTTTTCAGTCTTCTCTtttaccttcttttcttctcctccccctttgatgtgttcttttgtACCAGAAGAGGCGGTGGTTGTTACTGATGGAGATGGTACCACACTTTCAGCAGCAGTACAGTTAGTCTGCAGTGGAGCACTCAATCGAACACGTACTTGTTCCACTGAATCACAGAAAATGAACAGTGTCACCCATATTAAACTAAAAAGTGGAACAATATGCTTGTACATGACATATGTGAACCCTtgtaaagagaaacatttaaatatatgtctaTCAAGTACCCATTATCTGACGCTATACATATCTATCAAAAAATTAAGTCTTTTTAAACACTTACTAAGGTCACAAGATttgatttccattcattcattagtAAGTAACTACAGTAAGAAGACTACAGATAACAATAGTACCTCACATTTATCATTGACAAAATGTCTTTTTTCAAACTCCTGCTGTTTACAGATGGGactagagcgatggctcagcagctaacagcgccggctgctctttcagaggactgaatTCTGCTCTTGTACCCATGCCAGGCAGTCCACTACTACCCATAACTCTAGCTCTGCTCTCTGCCATTGTAGTGTCTCCTTTCTTcctgggtgggaagggagagcaTTTACAGAGGTAAAGTACTTCAATAATTCTTTAATGTATCAAAAAAATTTGCATCTCACCAGTTAGCATGGAAAACCTGTATGTCACAAAGGATTGTAAAGTGGACTAGAGAGTAACTGTCTAGCCCAGACAGAAATGAAAAGCAGTTTTAAATTGTTAAAACTATCTTTTTAATTCTACACTGCATTCCAATTCTACTAGTCTTAGAAAACACTCACCAGTCTCAAATTTTCCTCTGACATAGAATATATAACTGAGAGCTTTAAGTATATATCACTAATTTCCCCCTTACTTTATTTAGCTAAGGGAAGAATTCATACAATATTCAAAATATCATGTTGACAGAATGCCAAAAGAAGCTACTAATTGAGAAGGgtttccctgggctggtgagatggcttagtggttaaagtgTGGGCCATGCAAGGATGACGGCTGGAGTATTGGAGTacgattcccagaacctacataaatgCCAAAAGCTGGCGCAgactgcttgtaatcccagactaggtaagcagagacaggaggagcaggcAAGCCGCTTAGTGAGACTAGCCATATCAGCAAGCTCTCAGTTTGATGAGAGATCCGCCCCAAAGAATAATGTGGAAAAACAATCAAAGTTCGTAGACACAAAGTGCGTGACTGGACACACCTCCTGAGAGAGTTGAGTGACTGTAAACTAATCACTATGGCTATCTTGTCAGCAGGAATTTGAGAGCACAGCAGTCCTGTTCAAGTGCAAGAATGCAGCACAGAAACCAAGAGCACAGGCTCTCAGCACCAGCTCTGCCACTTCCCACGCTCCCAGATGACATCTGCTGCCTGGGGGAATGCACAGCAGGCCTGATTTGAGGATgatgagaaaaatggaaagacGTAAATAATAAGATTGTAAAGTGAGCACCCTACACCTTCTACCCACCTCCATTATGAAGTTCTGCCAGAATCAGCTCTTGCTTTagctcttctatttcttttttcagtttagCATTTTCAACCcgaagtttcttttcttctctcaatgTTGCCTGCAAAACTAGAATCAAGACAATTCCGACAATTAGGAAGTGTTTTTCAAATGTCCTTTTGgaatattacatgaaaaaaagCACAGAAAGTACTGCTACAGCTGAGAAATGAATATTCAACCAGTTGCTTTATAACAATTTACTATTTGTTAATATTATTAACAATCTATTGGTAGTCATTGGGACATTGGGTGCAGGACTCCCACAGAACCTAATCTCTGAAGATGTAAGTAATATAGTGATTTATAGATTCAAAACAAGGAAACCTATATATTTAGTAAACACATTCTCACGACCATGTATATATTTGATCCACAATCAGTTAATTtgataaaaatctataaaatagaaagtgGGACAGAAAGTTacgcatgcacacgtacacacacacaccatatatgcGTATGTAGAGCCCGGAGGACCAAGGAGGTATCATTTGTAGTTATTCTTCTTACTTTTCAAATAGGGTCTTTCACTGGAGCTTtagattcagctagactggctggcttaGCAAGCCCCAGGATCCTTCTGTTGCtccagcaaaagaaaaataagctccCGCACCTAGCTCTGTAATGTGGGCACTCATGACAGAACTCAAATCCTCATGCTTGAATGACACCAACAATGTACCAGCTGTGCCTTCTCCCCAGTTCCCAGAAATATCATTTCTTGATCCTTTATAAAAACCTGATAAACAATATAGCACATGGTGTTGATTCTTTACAAAGGAGGAAGTAACCCCGAGAAAGGATCAGTCTGGGTAGTCACAATAAAGTTATTTTGGAATTTATTAGGCAGAAGCCAAGGATTCCAGATGTTCAGCAGGACTTTCTAGTATACAATTGTATGTTTCTGAGTGTAAACCATATACATAGTTAATTTCACTGGACCCTTAGCTACTACATATACAAATGCAAtgcattttaaagtgtttttatcACATCTGAAAATTTTAATACTCAGTGTCCATTGTGTTCCTTTTCATTCACAGCTCATTCATTcacctttttcttcttcagtgcCAGGATCAATCCCAAGGCCCCAAACACACTATATGAGGCTATTTACTACCAAGTCACGGCCTAGCCCACATTCCTTATTCTTagaataaatctaaaattttgaTTATAGTACCAACAATGGCTATTgaggaataaataaatcaatgaggTCAAGTTCTTAAGAAATTTAGTAGATGATTTGTTTATACTGCAGCAATTTCTCAAAAACCtcaaagaacaaagaatataaaaattatacattttagcCTTTAAAACTTAGAGTAACTACTACTTGATTTCATAATACTTCCTTAATTTACCCTATTAACCTCTAATAATATAAGCACTACTCTTAAATGATAGACTCTTCTTTTATCGGTTCTAaaacaatattattattttctctagttattatttattaccctggttagtttttgtcaactttacCCAAGTTaagagtcttttaaaaagaatgaatttcaggctggtgagatggctcagcagttaagagcgctgactgctcttccaaaggtcctgagttcaaatcccagcaaccacatggtggctcacaaccatccgtaacgaaatctgactccctcttctggagtgtctgaagacagctacagtgtacttacatataataaataaataaaaagaatgaatttcaaTTGAGAAAAGCCTTACCAGACTGGTCTGTAGGggattttcttgactaatgattaaTATGGGAGAGCCTAACTCTGTGGGTGATGGCTCCCCAGAGCAGGCCTTCcaagttgtataagaaagcacctaagcaagccagtaaccagcatTCCTCCACGGCCTATGCTTCAGtccccgcctccaggttcctgcttcgACTTCCCATAATATAGACTATATGctataaattgaaataaacccattcctcttcAAGTTGTTTTTGGCATTTTACCATAACATAATACAAAGAGGACATTCACTATAGATCAGTTCTAAGTTATCATAATCCTAGAATATTTTTACACTCAAAATTAAGGGAATCTAAAAGCCATAATTAAAATGACCAAGTTAACTTATACAATAAACATTTTCCTGTCAGCATTTCTTTAGACCATTTAAACATCCTTACTTGCTTTCTCCTTGAGAAGAGCAACCTGCTGCTTGAGATACTCGATGATCTGATCCGCCTCTGCACCCTTCTGCTCCAGCCTCTTCAGAACAGCATCATTAGTTGCCATCTTTCCCCAGAATCGGcagaaaaacctaaataaaaaaggaaagtaatGAACGTACTATGGAAGTGGAAAGAAAACGAGTATTTTacaggatgctgagaaagcaacCTGAGGAAAAAACACTCTCCTACAACTGAGCAATACCTTAAATGCTTTTCGTTAGACAACAGAGAAGCAAGCAgggtctgaggagatggctcagtgggtaaagtacttgtcaCATAAcctatgtgtatgcctggtaGCCATGACTGCCATCTTGAAAGGAGACAGTTAGAAAGCAGGCCGGCACTAGCCTTACCTGATAGCAAGcacctacatgcacacaaaccatacatacacacacaaaaagacacacaaaccacacatacacacaaagacacacaaaccacacacaaaaagaagataaagaaaagcaaGTTGGGCAGAAATGTTAGAAGAACAAATTTCTGTATCTGTTTGGAAGAGAAAATCTATTTTGTTCTGAAGTGTagaaaataaatgctatttaaCCAGATTTAAGGCTGGGAAACTTTAAAGCGTTAGTGGATtacaaggaggagagggaagggcaggggCTAGCTGGACTTTGAAATGTCTAACAGGCACTTGTTGATGCTGAGGCAGCCCAGAGGCCAGCATGCACCTGATATGCTGATAAGCTCCTCAGATTGCCAcatgtcccttctgccagaggttGCAGAAATGACTCCTAGCAGAATGGCAACTCTTTCCAAGTTCcggaggaatgctggcttttatctaaatGCAGAAATCCTCCAGTCCAGCTTGAGCTCATTATGGACTCCCCGAGATCTAACAATAACCTTTGtaataatttttagaatttttataatGAATCTAAAGGAAAAGTATTGTTAAGGTACAGTAAAACGCATATAAGCAAACATCAGAGATTAACTCATTGTGTTAAACTGGCTGCTGCAAAGATAAACACactcaaaaccaaaattaaaaactattaacAATATGAAATATTCGTATTTTCCTGATTTACTACCAAtgtatagttaaaaataaaacaaataatgataaataagaCAAGTGTTGCAGAAATACCAATTTCCAAGGAATAAAGGCACTCACTGCAAGACTCAAGTGTTAACAAACAACACAACTGCTTTGTTATTTGAAAAGGCTATTTAATACCAGCCCTACATTATAAATGTTCAAAATCGTTTACATTTTTCACAAGAACCACCTTCAAAATATTCTCAAATTTACATTGCATGATGGGATAACACAAATGCCCAAGCAAAGCACTATGTAACAAGTTGATAATAGCATGGGGTGCATAAACAGAAATCCAGTCTAGAAAAGCCACAGGAAGCTAAGCACATGCTCTCCACAAACTCTTACTTTAGCCATTaaaaatacagacacaaaaaGGTACCCAAACAATCTTTATCTTCAAGATGCTTAGAACACAGTGGGCTGCTTAATgatatgattttgttgttgttgctctctACTTACTACTTTAATGATTTTCTGAACACTTAAgggcataaataaaaatgtaacttgcACACAGACCGTCAAGTACCACTACTTTAGTTCAGAACTTTGTGTTTTTAACAGGGAGCTCAATTTATTTGCGTTGTCCTGGCCTTAGGACTACACAGAAGGCATTTGAAAACCTTTGCATTCTTTACCTGCAAACAGAAACTGCCACATGACTGTGGAAACTAAAGACTTGGAATACTGAGCAAACTCCTGGAGGAAGTATAGTGGACAGAAGGAAAGGATATACAGTAGTTTGAAGTCCCCCTGAAGGAGCACATGGTGCTGTCACTGGGCAGGGAGTCCTGAGCTACCATCACAAGAATGCTTGCtcaaggagagcaggagagctagcctGTAAGCACCCTTCCTCCCGCACCAACTTCACTGTTAcctaaaaggagaaaacaaaactgcTCCTTagccaagttgcttttggtcagtgttttaatcacagcaacaaagaGGAAACTAACAGACACCTATACTTTTCTTAGTGTTTTCTAGCAATATGCAACTAAGGGTAGAAAAATACAGTTCTTTAGAAAAGGTGCTTAGTCAACAAACCTTAAGTGAAAAACACTTAACAGGCTGTGTGGACTGCGTGAACAACTTCTAGCTTCACTGTCTGAATGTCTATTAGGATGCTATCACCTGCACCCCCCGCCCTCCATAGGGCCTTTTCTTCACATGTTACCTGGACACTGTTGTTCAGGGTTTGATATCTATGTCTTCTTGCAATCACAAACCATCACCATGCAGTTTAGGATTACCCAGGCTTAATAATAAAATGACATACGCTTgacaatattaattttcatttgttgagTGCCAGGTTCCTAAAAGTAATTTATGTCCACGATCTCTTACAACCCCTGAGTTTGCCTCATGTTGTGTTCAcagtagagagagaaaataagcacTCACtaaactttcaaacaaaagagGGAAACACAGAAGactggaaggaaaataaatatggtTCTCTTTAGGGAGATGGTGCTACTTTAACAATACTGAAAACCTAACCCTTTGCCTGTTAATCTAGAGCTCATCGTACTATTTTATATAAGTTACTCCACAgtggttttattttactatagTACAAAGTGCAGgcttactttgaaaatatttggtCTCCTTGGGACTGGagaacccaggtttaattccaAGCATCTACATGGATACTCAACAACCACCTGTAGCCTCAGTTCCAGGCTGaacctctcttctggcctctgcaggttcCAGGTATGCACATAATGGTGCGCACACACAAATGTAGGCAtgcatgcacgcgtgcacacatatgcacacattaagataaaaataactttttaaaaagtcttagtGTGTTCAGAGGTTTTATTATTCTGATATGCACACTTCTCACTCATGATAATAGAAATAACATATAAtacttgtaaaatatttattacttgcTACCTAAGTACATAAATCATTTATGAATATTTCAACTCCATTATAACAGAAGACAACTGAAATTAATTTTCCCAGGTAGTACAGCTAGTAAATGAGGATTGAAACTATCTGATGATCGAGCTAGTTCCTGTAATGAGCATGTTGTAATTTCTCCAAACATAATTACCAAGCATTTTCCAATCTAATTACAGTCAGACCTGAAGCAAACAGCACCCATTAGCATTTACTGGAGCTGTATTGTCTGGATGTTTTGAGATGTTTATTTAGTTTCTATGGTAACTTGTAAAAAATATGAGATTAAAATAGATTTAATACTTCATTGTATGTACAGTACCTGctcataaaagaaatttatggagcgcaagaaaaaaaagaggggggcaGAAAGGCAACACATCAAACATATTTTTGTACATTACTGATGCCTTCTTTactactaataaaaaaattgataaaaatattgGAAAGGCATGCAATTGTTACACGAGATTTTTGACTCAATTTGTGATATTTCATGAAATACAGAGAGCAGTTAATTATATGGTTAATTATACACAATAGCAAATGCATGAATTTAGAGTACACATCAAAGAGTAAGATATGACTTAGGATACGATTTTTTGAGATTCCTATCTTCACTGGATTGCTTTGTTATCTCAGTAACCTCCTTAGCTGAAGTCGCCTGTGATTTAACTCCCAACCATTCTGGCACCAAGTTCTAAAAGTTAGAAAACTTCTACTTTTTTTCAAAAGTTACTGAAAACCAAATTTTCATGTGcagttttcattttactttctagCACAAGAATCCTACAGAAATTTGGAAATGCCCCTCTAATTCTCTGGATCCCTAATTCCACTACTTCAGAATCATAATTATGTAAAAATGTACTTTTCTTAGATATAATACCTCCCAATACACAGCTTCATCAAATCTATGATGCCATCAAGTATAAAATGGCTCCATACAATAGTttactgttttaatttcattcatacatatagcatatataatTGAACGTCCTCTACACACAGACTGGATTCATTTGCTCCAGTGCTCTTGATCCACTAGATGCATTCTGAATGCTATTCGTGGTTGTCAATTGGACTATATCTGCAATTAAAAAACCCATGAGGCTAAGCACGACTATAAAGGatgttttttattcttaattaaatcatttgaggtgggaagacccacctctaATTTGGGCCACGCCTGCTGGCAGCCCATACAAAGAACATAGGAGATGGTAGCTCACCCTCTTAGCCTGCTTGCactcactctcactggcaaatCCATCCCTTCCCTGGCATTAGAACCTACTCCTTTGGAACTCTGGTGCATATTTAAGACCTTCTGAGACGTCCAGTCTCATGAGCTGAACAACTCCGAGCTTCTTAGACATTCCTTTAGGGGACAGCCATTGATGGACTAGCTGGATCACAACCTGTaaaccattttaatatttttcatatattatgtTCACTGAAAACCTTTTTAAATTTAGACTTAAAATGTTGTTTTATATTGctactttgttttcttatatttcttgtaACTTCATTTTGACTCTAAGTCACAATcactaaaaatatacataaaatagaaattatgcTTAATTAGCTAAATACCAACATGGCACACAACAGAATAACATTAACATTTATTATGACTTATTCATCACTGACACAATAAATACTATGTCACCAGATGGCAATCTAGAGTGGTCTTAAGatgtagataatttaaaaatacacctcAGTTTCAGATATGTAAATGTGAGAATAGCAatcatgtttttttctcttctttccttcattcccaaTCTTACCTTCCAAACATTTCCCCAGTTGCTTCACAATCTAATTGCCAAGTTATTCTACAGCAACATGGTACCTTTAGACCACTTTAAACTCCTGGTGGCATTTAACACATATGTCAAAAGTCAGAAGGACAAGTAAACCCTGCCATTAAATATGAGAACAATATACTTCAGAAACACTCACTGACATCAACCCCCACTGGTAAGTTTTTAAACCAAGCCTTGCTAAAACCCATAGAAGACTTGAGACTATTTCTGGTGAAAGCTCCTATTTATTCTAGATTCTTATCCCTTTACCGGAGAgccttttttctctttactgATA of Mus pahari chromosome 4, PAHARI_EIJ_v1.1, whole genome shotgun sequence contains these proteins:
- the Aimp1 gene encoding aminoacyl tRNA synthase complex-interacting multifunctional protein 1 isoform X2, translated to MATNDAVLKRLEQKGAEADQIIEYLKQQVALLKEKAILQATLREEKKLRVENAKLKKEIEELKQELILAELHNGVEQVRVRLSAPLQTNCTAAESVVPSPSVTTTASSGTKEHIKGGGEEKKVKEKTEKKGEKKEKQQSAAAGADSKPIDVSRLDLRIGCIVTAKKHPDADSLYVEEVDVGEAAPRTVVSGLVNHVPLEQMQNRMVVLLCNLKPAKMRGVLSQAMVMCASSPEKVEILTPPNGSVPGDRITFDAFPGEPDKELNPKKKIWEQIQPDLHTNAECVAMYKGAPFEVKGKGVCRAQTMANSGIK
- the Aimp1 gene encoding aminoacyl tRNA synthase complex-interacting multifunctional protein 1 isoform X1 gives rise to the protein MGDGSSGWYRERAGAGSGRPMSGETVKRSGIYQGHPPGSFLAARDCGRLALLPAEAAQELRLGHRFMFFCRFWGKMATNDAVLKRLEQKGAEADQIIEYLKQQVALLKEKAILQATLREEKKLRVENAKLKKEIEELKQELILAELHNGVEQVRVRLSAPLQTNCTAAESVVPSPSVTTTASSGTKEHIKGGGEEKKVKEKTEKKGEKKEKQQSAAAGADSKPIDVSRLDLRIGCIVTAKKHPDADSLYVEEVDVGEAAPRTVVSGLVNHVPLEQMQNRMVVLLCNLKPAKMRGVLSQAMVMCASSPEKVEILTPPNGSVPGDRITFDAFPGEPDKELNPKKKIWEQIQPDLHTNAECVAMYKGAPFEVKGKGVCRAQTMANSGIK